One genomic region from Sphingobacterium multivorum encodes:
- a CDS encoding alpha/beta hydrolase has product MKQIALTILMIMAVFTQAFSQTKSGNKLSKMKTATEHYTFELSNKVVRQKVSFKNRYGIILSGDLYLPKKQGIEPLAAVAISGPFGAVKEQSSGLYANQMAERGFAALAFDPSFTGESGGEPRAVASPDINTEDFSAAVDFLGIQKNIDRSKIGIIGICGFGGFALNATAIDKRVKAVATTSMYDMTRVMSKGYNDAVTLEDRTKTLERLGEQRWKDAEAGSFHSGPLLNPEKLKGDEPQFVKDYYDYYRTARGFHERSLNSTGAWNATNALSFMNMPILTYIKEISPRPLLIIAGEKAHSRYFSEDAFKAASEPKELLIIPNAVHVDLYDRTGVIPFGKLETFFREYLN; this is encoded by the coding sequence ATGAAACAGATAGCCCTAACTATACTTATGATCATGGCCGTTTTTACACAGGCATTCAGCCAGACCAAATCAGGTAATAAATTGAGCAAAATGAAGACAGCAACAGAACACTATACCTTTGAGTTAAGTAATAAAGTAGTCCGTCAGAAAGTGAGTTTTAAAAACCGTTACGGGATAATATTGAGCGGAGATCTTTACCTTCCCAAAAAACAGGGCATTGAGCCATTGGCCGCAGTTGCCATTAGCGGCCCATTCGGAGCGGTAAAAGAGCAGTCTTCAGGATTGTATGCCAACCAAATGGCAGAACGTGGCTTTGCAGCTTTAGCATTTGACCCCTCTTTTACGGGAGAGAGTGGCGGGGAACCTCGCGCCGTTGCTTCGCCCGATATCAACACGGAAGATTTCAGTGCGGCAGTAGATTTCCTCGGGATACAGAAAAATATTGATCGAAGCAAAATTGGGATCATTGGTATCTGTGGATTTGGTGGCTTCGCGTTAAATGCGACTGCAATCGACAAAAGGGTAAAAGCCGTAGCGACGACCAGTATGTACGATATGACAAGGGTCATGTCGAAAGGTTATAATGATGCTGTTACACTAGAAGATCGTACAAAAACATTGGAACGATTGGGCGAGCAACGCTGGAAAGATGCGGAAGCAGGAAGCTTTCACTCCGGACCACTATTAAATCCCGAAAAACTGAAAGGCGATGAACCACAGTTTGTGAAAGATTATTACGATTACTATCGCACAGCAAGAGGGTTTCATGAGCGCTCACTTAATTCAACGGGAGCATGGAATGCAACGAATGCATTGTCGTTTATGAATATGCCCATATTAACCTATATCAAAGAGATATCGCCAAGGCCGCTTTTGATCATTGCAGGTGAAAAAGCGCACTCCCGTTATTTTAGCGAAGATGCTTTTAAAGCGGCATCTGAACCAAAGGAACTACTTATTATCCCGAATGCTGTCCATGTTGATTTATACGACAGAACTGGTGTAATTCCTTTCGGCAAGTTGGAAACATTCTTTAGGGAATATTTAAATTAA
- a CDS encoding sugar O-acetyltransferase has protein sequence MELNSTDIFQRLRNGEMILSNDPQAYKMLEAAHATKELLVQMNNSADPTEVRSFLSQITGSEIDESVTVFTPLYINYGKNTRIGKNVFINFDCTLLDLGGITIEDNVLIAPKVNILSEGHPIAAADRQSLVPGHVHIKKNAWIGANASILPGVTIGVNAIVAAGAVVTKDVPDNTIVGGVPAKIIKSI, from the coding sequence ATGGAATTAAACTCCACAGACATTTTTCAGCGGTTACGAAATGGAGAGATGATATTGTCCAATGATCCGCAAGCCTATAAGATGCTTGAAGCCGCACACGCGACAAAAGAGCTCCTCGTTCAGATGAACAACAGCGCTGATCCTACGGAAGTTAGAAGCTTTCTAAGCCAAATAACAGGCAGCGAGATCGATGAAAGCGTTACTGTTTTTACTCCGCTGTATATCAACTATGGTAAAAATACCCGTATAGGAAAAAATGTGTTTATCAATTTTGACTGTACGTTACTGGATTTAGGAGGCATTACAATTGAAGATAATGTACTCATTGCCCCGAAAGTTAATATCTTATCAGAAGGGCACCCCATAGCCGCAGCGGATCGGCAGTCTCTTGTCCCCGGACATGTCCATATCAAAAAGAATGCATGGATCGGTGCAAATGCAAGTATTCTGCCGGGCGTCACCATCGGCGTAAATGCGATAGTTGCAGCAGGAGCGGTCGTAACAAAAGATGTTCCTGATAATACGATTGTGGGAGGGGTACCGGCAAAAATTATTAAATCAATCTAA
- a CDS encoding helix-turn-helix domain-containing protein yields the protein MEQVDRYDTVKQYNDSMGVDTLHPLVSVVNFNEIPTVQNFRRYMGIYAVFLKNIKCGDMRYGCQPYDYEDGTLVFVSPGQIYGIDSKGVAIKPSGYGLVFHPDFIKGTNLGKHIKDYTFLSYEVNEALHLSKKERKTIVHCFEKIAEEIDQNIDKHSKTLIVSNIELLLNYCQRFYDRQFITRSNVNSDILVRFEKLLNDYFKSDKTLLLGLPSVSYCADQLHLSPNYFGDLIKKETGSTALDYIQAKLIDEAKEKIFDHSKSINEIASELGFKYQQHFTRLFKQKTGVTPNEYRNLN from the coding sequence ATGGAGCAGGTCGATAGATATGATACGGTCAAGCAGTACAATGACAGCATGGGGGTAGACACCTTGCATCCGCTAGTCAGTGTCGTCAATTTCAATGAAATACCAACTGTTCAAAATTTCCGGCGTTATATGGGCATTTATGCTGTATTTCTGAAAAATATTAAATGTGGCGATATGCGGTATGGGTGTCAGCCCTATGACTATGAGGATGGAACATTGGTATTTGTATCGCCCGGACAGATTTATGGAATTGACAGTAAAGGTGTTGCCATAAAGCCATCCGGGTATGGACTTGTCTTTCATCCCGACTTTATAAAAGGAACCAATCTGGGAAAGCATATAAAAGACTATACCTTTCTTTCTTATGAAGTGAACGAAGCACTGCATTTATCCAAAAAGGAGCGCAAAACCATTGTGCATTGCTTTGAAAAAATAGCGGAAGAAATTGATCAGAATATCGACAAGCATAGCAAAACATTGATCGTTTCCAATATTGAGCTTTTGCTAAATTATTGCCAGCGTTTTTATGACCGGCAGTTTATAACAAGAAGCAATGTCAATAGTGATATTCTGGTACGGTTTGAGAAGTTGTTGAATGATTATTTCAAATCAGACAAAACACTTTTACTGGGACTTCCCTCGGTCAGTTATTGCGCTGATCAGCTACATCTTTCACCGAATTACTTCGGGGACCTTATCAAAAAGGAAACAGGAAGCACAGCATTGGATTACATACAAGCTAAATTGATAGATGAAGCGAAAGAAAAAATCTTTGACCATTCCAAAAGCATTAACGAAATCGCCAGTGAACTAGGCTTTAAATATCAGCAGCATTTTACGCGCCTTTTTAAACAAAAAACGGGAGTTACACCGAATGAGTATAGGAATTTAAATTGA
- a CDS encoding right-handed parallel beta-helix repeat-containing protein: protein MPQGESGTYYHNVYISDCSEISFDRCEVFNATRGGILCIRTNYLSVDNCRFYQNRSMFDLSFGYSITTTARSIGFTCTNSSFIGNNSYGIHCMGGGSNYIITGNRISDKSEYGIVFYHLGTDLDPLQVIDDIVQETKVRIDYKGLFIRK, encoded by the coding sequence ATTCCACAAGGAGAAAGTGGAACCTATTATCACAATGTGTATATTTCCGACTGTAGCGAAATTTCATTCGACCGCTGTGAAGTCTTTAATGCGACACGCGGCGGTATACTCTGTATTCGGACAAATTACCTGTCTGTTGACAATTGCCGCTTTTACCAAAATCGCAGCATGTTTGACCTGTCCTTTGGCTATTCAATTACGACCACCGCTCGGAGTATAGGATTTACCTGTACCAACTCCAGTTTTATCGGCAATAATAGTTATGGTATCCATTGTATGGGGGGCGGCAGCAATTATATTATCACTGGCAATCGTATCTCAGATAAGAGTGAATACGGTATCGTATTTTACCATCTTGGAACCGATTTGGATCCGTTGCAAGTGATTGACGATATTGTACAGGAAACGAAAGTTCGAATAGATTATAAGGGCTTATTTATAAGGAAATAA